The genomic region ACACTGAGGCTGAGACATAGCAAACGCTTCTTCAACAAATGTGTTTGCGTTATCCTATTTTTATGTATCAACCACCTCTATTCGTATTCTCCAGCCAGACTCTCATCCTGCTTCTCCCCACCAGGTGCTCCCAGTTCTCTACGTGCTGATCGGCGGCGTGGGATTGGCTCTCAACAGCTTGGCTGCCTGGATCTTCTTCCGGGTGCCCAGCGACTCAGGCATGGTGGTCTACTTAAAAAACATGGTAGTGGCCGACCTGCTGATGCTACTCACCTTCCCCTGGCGCGTGGCCAGCGAGCTCGGCCTGGGCGGCTGGCAGATCCGCGTGGCCGTGTGCCGCTACAGCGCTGTGCTCTTCTACTCCTCCATGTATGTGGGCATAATCTTAATGGGCCTCATCAGCCTGGAGCGCTATGTCAAGGTCGTAAGACACTCGTCTCCCTGCACACACCCCCTGCAGCGAGTGGGGTTCACCCGGGTCCTGGCCCTGCTGACGTGGAGCCTGCTGCTGCTTTCCGTACTCCCCAATGTCATGCTGACTAGCAAGCCTGCGGATGAGGAGAGCTCCAGGCACTGTGTGCAGCTAAAGACTCCCCTGGGTCAGCAGTGGCACAAGGTGTCCTCGTATTTCGGTGTGGCCCTGTTCTGGGCCACCGTACTGGTTCTAGCCTTCTGCTACTCTTCCATTGCCCACCACTTCTACAAGTCGTACCGCCGTGTTCGCCAGGACGACAGCGGGGTGTACAGCAAGTCCAACTGCAGTATCTTCAGCCTCCTGGCCGTGTTCTTCATCTGTTTCGTGCCCTACCACATCTGCCGCGTGACCTACACCCAAAGCCAGTTACCCGGCTCCGGCTTCAGCTGGCACAGCCGTTATATGCTGTTCCAGGCGAAGGAGGTCACCCTCTTCCTGTCAGCACTCAACGTGTGCCTGGACCCCGTCATCTACTTCTTGATGTGCACTAAGTTCCGCGAGTCACTACTGAAGAAACTGCCCAGAGGCAGGGGAGGGCCAAAGAGATGTTCCCTTACCACAGAACAGACTGTTAGTAATATGTGatgagaagaggaaaggagagagaacaggtgagtTGAAAGAAGAAGCATATGTGGAAAAATAGTAAACCATCAAGAGGCAAGATTTCTAACACTTGATACAGTATGTGTTAATATATTGCAGAAAGTTCGACTGACCCTTTTGTAATGAACTCCGCTGAAGGCATGTCTGCACTGCATTAGAAATTATAACAACAGACATTTGTCTCTAGAAAACACCTTTACAGTATTAAAAATGCTTACATTCCATTGCTACTGATGCCATAGGATAAGACATGGGTTaagacattttttgttgttgctttaaaTCATGTCAATGTTGTTTTGAGGTTTGAtttaatacaaatatttttttgcTTTAATCATGTCAATGTTGTATTCAGTATCGTTCACACattcttaagccttagccccacccatctctttaaagaTTCACATTTGAGGCCATGTGGTAAACGCAtg from Oncorhynchus keta strain PuntledgeMale-10-30-2019 chromosome 18, Oket_V2, whole genome shotgun sequence harbors:
- the LOC127908594 gene encoding P2Y purinoceptor 14, with translation MAGNWITGPSNQTTDFGSVFTHQVLPVLYVLIGGVGLALNSLAAWIFFRVPSDSGMVVYLKNMVVADLLMLLTFPWRVASELGLGGWQIRVAVCRYSAVLFYSSMYVGIILMGLISLERYVKVVRHSSPCTHPLQRVGFTRVLALLTWSLLLLSVLPNVMLTSKPADEESSRHCVQLKTPLGQQWHKVSSYFGVALFWATVLVLAFCYSSIAHHFYKSYRRVRQDDSGVYSKSNCSIFSLLAVFFICFVPYHICRVTYTQSQLPGSGFSWHSRYMLFQAKEVTLFLSALNVCLDPVIYFLMCTKFRESLLKKLPRGRGGPKRCSLTTEQTVSNM